In a single window of the Agromyces sp. H17E-10 genome:
- the lipA gene encoding lipoyl synthase, translated as MTTAPEGRRMLRLEVRNAQTPIERKPEWIKTRAKMGPEYRALQSLVKSEDLHTVCQEAGCPNIYECWEDREATFLIGGSQCTRRCDFCQIDTGKPAEFDADEPRRVGESVVRMQLRYSTVTGVARDDLPDGGAWLYAETIREIHRQSPGTGVEILVPDFNGEPDLLQQVFDARPEVFAHNVETVPRIFKRIRPAFRYERSLDVITQGRDAGLITKSNLILGMGEERAEISQALRDLHDAGTDIITVTQYLRPSPRHLPVARWVRPEEFVEIKAEAEEIGFLGVLAGPLVRSSYRAGRLWAQSMQAKGRELPPELAHLADASLGFAQAVG; from the coding sequence ATGACCACCGCACCCGAGGGGCGCAGGATGCTGCGCCTCGAAGTCCGCAATGCCCAGACGCCCATCGAACGCAAGCCCGAGTGGATCAAGACCAGGGCGAAGATGGGGCCCGAGTACCGCGCCCTGCAGTCGCTCGTCAAGAGCGAAGACCTGCACACGGTCTGCCAGGAGGCCGGCTGCCCGAACATCTACGAGTGCTGGGAGGATCGCGAGGCGACCTTCCTGATCGGCGGCTCGCAGTGCACCAGGCGGTGCGACTTCTGCCAGATCGACACCGGCAAGCCCGCCGAGTTCGACGCCGACGAGCCGCGCCGCGTCGGCGAGTCGGTCGTGCGCATGCAGTTGCGCTACTCGACCGTCACCGGCGTCGCCCGCGACGACCTGCCCGACGGCGGTGCGTGGCTCTACGCCGAGACGATCCGCGAGATCCACCGCCAGTCCCCCGGCACCGGAGTCGAGATCCTCGTTCCCGACTTCAACGGCGAGCCCGACCTCCTGCAGCAGGTCTTCGACGCCCGGCCCGAGGTCTTCGCGCACAACGTCGAGACGGTGCCGCGCATCTTCAAGCGCATCCGCCCCGCCTTCCGCTACGAGCGCTCGCTCGACGTCATCACGCAGGGCCGAGATGCCGGCCTCATCACGAAGTCGAACCTGATCCTCGGCATGGGCGAGGAACGGGCGGAGATCTCGCAGGCGCTGCGCGACCTGCACGACGCGGGCACCGACATCATCACCGTCACGCAGTACCTGCGTCCGAGCCCCCGCCACCTGCCGGTGGCGCGGTGGGTGCGCCCCGAGGAGTTCGTCGAGATCAAGGCGGAGGCCGAGGAGATCGGTTTCCTCGGCGTCCTCGCCGGTCCGCTCGTCCGCTCCTCGTACCGCGCCGGGCGTCTCTGGGCGCAGTCGATGCAGGCGAAGGGCCGCGAGCTTCCCCCCGAACTGGCGCACCTGGCAGACGCATCGCTCGGCTTCGCACAGGCGGTCGGCTGA